The Sulfurospirillum deleyianum DSM 6946 nucleotide sequence TAACAGGTGTTGAGATGGTTGATGAAATGAGCATTAAAGCACTTGAAAACCTTCGTTTGGTGCTTGTTGAAGGTATTAGCAACGATAAAGCCAAATACTGCCTTCCAGAGAGTTATAAGACAGAACTCACATGGACGATTAATGCCAGAAGCCTCCAAAATTTTCTAACCCTCAGGAGCGATAAAAGTGCGCTTTGGGAAATTCAAAATCTAGCCCATGCACTTTATAATGCCCTTCCAGAAGAACATACTTATTTGTTTAGTATTAAAGAGCCTTCTTAATCCACTTTTATCCTTTGGGCATGTGTGATAGCAATAGCTATGGCATCCGTAATGTCCAAAGGCTTTATCTCTTGTTTAATACCTAAAATTTTTTTTACCATAAAAGCAACTTGCTCTTTAGCAGCTTTTCCATTGCCTGTGACTGCCTTTTTGACCTGAAGGGGAGTATATTCACTAAAATTCCCTTTAACTTGTAAAATTTTAAGGCTTAAAGCGCCACGAAACTGGGCTAATTTAAGTACTGTTTGAGGGTTATACGCATAAAAAATATCTTCAATAGCAACCTCATCAATTTCATGGTGTTTAAAGAGTACATCAAGTCCTTCTACTAATTCCATAATCTGATGTTGCAAAATTTTTTCTTTGATTTTAATGAGTCCTGCTTCGACTAAAACCAGTCTATTTTTTTCCTTTCTTAAAATCGAATAACCACAATTTCGCGTACCTGGATCGATGCCTAATATCGTCACTTTTTTCCTTTATTCACAGGTTATT carries:
- the ruvC gene encoding crossover junction endodeoxyribonuclease RuvC; the protein is MTILGIDPGTRNCGYSILRKEKNRLVLVEAGLIKIKEKILQHQIMELVEGLDVLFKHHEIDEVAIEDIFYAYNPQTVLKLAQFRGALSLKILQVKGNFSEYTPLQVKKAVTGNGKAAKEQVAFMVKKILGIKQEIKPLDITDAIAIAITHAQRIKVD